The Arachis ipaensis cultivar K30076 chromosome B05, Araip1.1, whole genome shotgun sequence nucleotide sequence tgatgagtcaatctcgcttagttaacccctaacatcgaggaataagtcaagcaagcataattgaccttaatccataagtcctaactaacttaccaaactagttgataaaaagctagcgtcaatggaaacaagagtcaactaactacccaagaattaccactaaatgttggacattatgactctagtatcctaggaactcaaatcccaagccaaggtgtgaaaatctactcaaaactcataattagcattttcacaaacaccttgagggcataaaaccaaaacatggaaaattgcaaggaCAAGTAAGAGCTATAACCaaaatattcacaatatcaacaattaacattcaatcaaacataaaggaagcataaaacattaaattcatctatCAAAATTCCAAAaaaccaaaattgcatatataaacaaagtatcttgaaccataagaaaataaaagcaaaagtggtggaattaaagagaagattAAGGGTACTTACAATAAAGATtaacaaaatccaaaatcaaagctttctataaaatgctacaatggagatggaaatgaaaccctaagagagaaattctatactactcctactcctactcctatggaagcttcctaatactaatgaaaactaaaactaaacctaATAAAACCTAATGCTTGCATATGTCTTCAATCCCCCTTGATATAGCACTTCTCATTCAGCATTGAGCCGTCAAAAACTGGGCCAAAGGCCCCCAAAATCGCGgatcacgtgtttcattaatgaaaccacgtgcagggacctgtgcgtacgcacactttactGCTTGTTcacctatgcgcacgcacacttgtttatgtgtgcttttccttattttcttcatgtgttctcccttgtacatgctttcttccacttttgcctagccAAACTTGCCtaaatgacctgaaatcactcacaaaacatatcacggcatcgaatggcatgaaagtggaattaaaataacaaattcAGGCACAAAaatgtatgttttcacatttatgtcCAAATTAgggagaaatcacaaaagtatgctattttagtgcctaagtgtgagtttatgtgatgaaatccatccaaatcaaactaaaatatatcggaaaatatggactcatcacgcCCTCTGCATCACTCCCACCATAATACACTACCTCATAGAAGTCCCATCCAACAGATATCATGGGACCTATTACGCACTGAGCCTTCTGCAAAGCCAACTTCGCTGCCTTTGCGCCTTCTTTTTCAGCATGCTTCTCTGCTAATGACTGTGCCATGCCCTGTGACTTTGTATCGGTTAGTGCAAATTTTATTTGCTTCGTCTTTGCTTTCTCAATATGTGCAGCTCTTAAGCTGTGAAAATACAGCTTCGTACTTTCCTTCACACTGCATGCTAGACTTTCATATCCCATGTCAAAGCAATTCCACATTGTAAAATTTTCACTCTTGGATGTTGCATTATTAGGAACAAGCTTCCCGCATTTCTCATCTTGAAaatataatgaaattaaaaactaTTATTTGAGATTGTTATAAATTAGAATGTTTCCATGTTGGAAAAACACTCCACGTCATCAATAATTTTTATACCtcattttaataattattaaaatatgcATCTCTCTTAAGAAAAACTTAGAAAGAAATGAAAACAACCACATGCTAATTCATTGAGCCCTAAACATGTTATTCAGAATGTAAATCAAGCTTAGGAACAATCATAAAAACATAGAACAAATAATGTAAACATAGAAACCATACAAAACAATACAAAAACAAGTACAAGGCACGAGAAGAGAAGACCACCCATAAATCACGAAAATGCCTAAACCCATAAACGAGAAGAAAACTTCAAACACACAAGAGAAGAGAAGACAAGAGAGAGCatcaaagaggagaagaagatacAGATGTGAATATGCAACTTACCTGTCCAATCTCTAGCTACCAAATATAATACTAAGTCCCAGTCTCCCAGTCTtggtctcagtacctcaaaacaaatgctacctAAGCGACTGGAGGCATGTATTAAAAGTCTATTAGGTCGTGTGTTTGTTGATAAGGTGTTTCCAATAGGAACCATTGACAATGCATTGAAGGCTATCTGGGGGAGGCTAGATGGATTTAGATCAATGAAGTTAGGATCAAACTAATTCCAACTCTTCTTTGAGAACGAGTTAGATGTCCTTAGAATTGAAAATGGATCTCCATGGCTCTATAAGGATTATGTTTTACATGTTCAAAAGTGGACATATGCTAACTCTCAAGACTACGAGGGAATTAGTTTTTTCCCATTTCTGGGGGATTCCAGAAAAATTCAAGACTGCTGAAGTTGGTTGTAAATTGAGTGAGAAAATTGGTGAGATTATTGATAATATCTTTTTCTCCATCAGAGAAAAAGAATCCAGAATCCTTAAATCTAGAGTTTTGATTAATAGTGAGAAAAATGTGAAAGACTCGATTCGGATGGCTGCTCTAGGAGGTAAGGTGCTGGAAATTTGATTGGGATATGAGCGTATTAAGATCTTCTGCACCTATTGTGCTCACCTTGGACATCATTCAAAGAATTATCAAATCTTCATGTCAAACTCTGCTTCAGGTGATATTAAAGTGGAAAGCATTGGCGACTGGGTCAAGACTGATTAGATAGGGAAAAGAATTGACAATGACGGTAGTGATAATGCCAGCAATTTTAGCAACCAATAATCTAAGCCTTCACAACCAAGGAAAAAACCTGCCTCTTCTTAGTTGTTTGAAAGCTTCTCTAAGCTGAATTTGAAGGATGAAAGGAACGAAGCCCCAACAAGGAGTGTAGAGTCCCCCAGCCGAATTTCAAAGTTAGCTTGGTAGTCAATGAAAAAATCTTGTTCTCCTATTATGTTAGAAGATATCATAGGCTTTATGAATAAAATCCAAGAAGATAATCAAATGACAGCAAAAAGTTAGCAgcaaaaaactacatctaaaacagaTGGCAAGATAGAGTCATAATTCGCTTAACCAATTAGGTGGGACAAAGCGAAGAGTCTCTAATAAAGAAAATGAGCTTGTGTACAAGATGCAAGTTGAACAAGAGCTAATTGCTGAAAAGAGGGTGGAGGATGCTAGCCGGTAAATGGCACCCAAAGACCCATTAaagcatagttgtcagaaccgaaccggtgatcgaaccggttaggtcactgggtcactgggtcactggttcaaccgttgggttactggttgaaccggttgacCCGGtcttatgtaaataaaaaataaaaaatagtcaaaagtttaaaattaaaatttaaaatacatatttttactaacattttaaaatatcaaattattttaaaacaatatggaatatgaacaataaatattttttactctatactctatcataaatattttataaaaaaaataaaaaaataagtgagtttataattattgttaaataaaaatataattaatttaagaatgagtgagtttataattaaaattaaaataaattaaataaaagtaaactTTTTGATGGAAGATATTTATATCTATTATAATTTGCATTAATTTAAATAGAAAACATAGTGGTCTGGTGGTTGGCGAGCCTTTTGGTTTCCTTGAGGGTAGGGGTTTGAACCTTACCTCAAGCATTTTGGAAATATTTTCTCCTAAACGGTTCGGTCGGACCGCCTCACCGAGTTTGACCGGTTCGCATCGGTTCAAACTAAGTTTGACCGGTTTGTACCGGTTCAATTTCTTACACGGTTCAAATACCGGACCGGACCGGTATAAGGTTCGGTTCACTGGTTTTCcagtcgaaccggccggtccagTCCGATTTTTACAACTATGCATTAGAGTGTTATCATGGAATTGACAGATTTTAAAGAGACCCCTTCACAACGTTAAAGGGATTGTTGAATCTCACTCTTTCGAGTTGGTTTTTCTTTACGAAACAAAAAACCAATCTCAACACATGGAAATGAAATTCAAGGCTTGTGGCTACTCTAATTGGCAAATTGTTGATCCTTTAAGTAATGCGGGTGGACTTGCGTTGGCATGCAAGGATGGTTTTGTTGTTCAGATTATCAGTTATTCTGAGTTCTATATTGCTGCCTTGAAAAAAGATGTTCCTTTCAACATTGAATGGAACTTTGTAGGTATTCATTTAAACTGCAATGATAGTATTCAGCTATCCTGGTTCCAAGAAATCTCTTTGGTGCTCTCCCAACTCCAAAGTAAATCAGTTATTGTTGGTGATTTCAGTTTTATTGTTGATCAAGGTAAGAAATTTGGTGGTAATTCTAGTTCTCATTTTTCTATTGTTACCTTTAATTACTTTATTGGAGATAACACATTGATTGATTTGGGAATGGTAGGTAGACCATTACTTGGAATAGCAAGCGTAGGAAAGGTGAACTAATTCAGAAAAGACTTAACAAAGTGCTTATTGATGAACCTTGGTTCCAATTATACTCTCAACCTACGGTCTTTGGACTATCAGGTTCTGATCACACCCCCTCCTTTTGGACACTAACTACCAATCAAAAATATCAAAGAGGAGATTAAAGTTTCAATCCTACTggtgtgatgaagaacaaattaGTAACTTCATCTGCAAGGCCCAAAACTCAGATATAGAAGGTTCAGTGATGTTTAGATTATTTCAGAATATTAAACTGGTTAGACACCGATTGGTTCTCTAACAAAAGAATAGCTCTACTAATTCTAAAAAAGAGATTGTAGAAGTTACTGCTCTCCTAGAATAAAAATAGGCGTCTGGCATCATATATAGGAGGCACTGGATTACTTGAGCTTGAACAGCAACTTGAAAAAGTATTTTTGTACGAAAAACTTTACTGGAAAGACAAATCTAGAACCAAACG carries:
- the LOC107640475 gene encoding uncharacterized protein LOC107640475, which translates into the protein MVPIGNTLSTNTRPNRLLIHASSRLGSICFEVLRPRLGDWDLVLYLVARDWTDEKCGKLVPNNATSKSENFTMWNCFDMGYESLACSVKESTKLYFHSLRAAHIEKAKTKQIKFALTDTKSQGMAQSLAEKHAEKEGAKAAKLALQKAQCVIGPMISVGWDFYEVVYYGGSDAEGFIRFSGSLFGSYVGGFFGEQRLGRLGFLMGSQMGSWFGGRIGLILYDTVNATHFLINLRN